In Mytilus trossulus isolate FHL-02 chromosome 14, PNRI_Mtr1.1.1.hap1, whole genome shotgun sequence, a genomic segment contains:
- the LOC134697212 gene encoding spermatogenesis-associated protein 4-like has translation MSGLPREVIKWIQSLDLTWQIKTAKWDVTNGYLIAEIFSWYFPQDIQMHSYNNGTSLDSKQKNWYLLKLFIKRHSLDIPEEYIDGTIHCKEGAAAMLLENIYELLTNRKVKKTQTEEPDFTDKLYQEKLPMHARSTASKAVKNNLRITEIMADQNLILGAQKSQKIINDHIEHRRQERYQNPDRFQVKPTLGELCVRRPPPQPAQPTFEDSTMGESAAVPSQVNPEDLQSMSREPSVQFKEIEVNQMDKSALYNMPIQGY, from the exons ATGTCAGGACTACCAAGAGAAGTTATAAAGTGGATTCAGAGCCTTGACTTGACATGGCaaataaaaactgcaaaatg gGATGTTACAAATGGTTACTTAATAGCTGAAATTTTCTCTTGGTATTTTCCACAAGACATACAGATGCACTCATACAATAATGGCACATCACTAGATTCTAAACAGAAGAACTGGTACCTATTGAAACTG TTTATTAAAAGACACTCTTTAGACATACCAGAGGAATATATAGATGGTACCATTCATTGTAAGGAGGGAGCTGCTGCCATGCTGTTAGAAAACATTTATGAATTGTTAACAAACAGAAA AGTAAAGAAAACCCAGACAGAAGAACCAGATTTTACAGACAAACTTTACCAAGAAAAACTACCAATGCATGCTAGATCAACAGCATCAAAAGCAGTGAAAAATAACCTTAGAATTACAGAAATCATGGCAGATCAAAACCTTATACTTGGTGCTCAAAAG tCCCAGAAAATCATAAATGACCATATAGAGCATAGACGACAAGAAAGATACCAGAATCCAGACCGATTCCAGGTAAAACCAACACTTGGTGAACTATGTGTACGGAGACCACCCCCACAACCAGCTCAGCCAACATTTGAAGACAGTACCATGGGAGAATCTGCTGCTGTTCCTAGTCAAGTTAATCCTGAAG atttaCAAAGTATGTCAAGAGAACCAAGTGTACAATTTAAAGAAATAGAAGTCAATCAGATGGACAAATCAGCTCTTTACAATATGCCTATTCAGGGCTATTAA